GACATGAGGATCACATCCTCTTCGGTACCGGTGCGCTCGCCCTTGAGAAAGACGATGGACTTGCAGCCCTGAAAGTCGAATGTGCGCTCATAGTTGCGGGCGGGGATTTCGACGTAGTTGCTGAGGTCCGCAGAGGTGAAGACGGCTTCGGTCTTGTCCGACCAGCGGCGACGCTTGGACAATGTCAGTCTTTCATTTGCGCATGCGGTTCGAGTCAGGGGAGACCTACAAGTTCCTGGGCGTCAatcatgttgatggtggtaagcggtggtgggtgggaaaagGTTGAGTTGATGAGTGAAGATGTGATTGTGTCTGGGAGGAAAAAGAGGTCAGTCATCCATGAACAACTGCTCTCTATTTAACAACCATCTTGCACTCTTGAGCAGGTCTCCTGATACCCACCGAGAATCTCCACGATGCAAAAGCGAAACCCGCTTCCTGCCCAAAGTCTCCAACACGGCATGCACCAATGTGCTGACATCCATAGTCGTTGCAGATGACTGGGCCCACGCGCCAAGGATGGAGTGCCGTCGCCGTGTACCCAATGAAGTTTGTACAAGAAAATCAACCAGagcccaaccccaaacacGAACACACTTGGGATCTACTTTGGAGCCCAAAAGACCGTTCCCCGCTGTGATAACGGGGCCCAGACTGCCAGAGTCTACCGAGTCTGCTAACGTGGACGGCCTTGGCAGGGCGGTTGGCGATTAGCGCGGGCCCATATCGAGTGGCATCGTGACGTGGCTTTTGTGGTGTCTCTGACTGACACTTGTCATTGGCCTCTCCTTGGCAGGGCGAGTGGAGAAGGGAGCGACACATCACGATCGATCGATTCCCGCCAGTGTCCACACACCTGACTCGTCTGATTTGGGATTTAAGCGCGCTGTAGTGCTGAGGCTGCTGCAAGCCTGCAGGATGCACAAACGAGCAACTGATCCAAAAGTTCAGCTGTCTAAACACAGTTAGGCAATTCGTAGTGGTGCAGCGAACTTGGGAGCGAGTGGAAGGTGCGAGGGGATCAAGGCAAGACCAAGCCTTGATGAAACTCTACACTACTGATATGCTGTCTAGTGCATCTTCATCATGTCGACACTTGTAAGATAGTCACTTGTTCCCTTTGCCGGCTCCCGATCTTTTGGCCCACATGTTGTCCCGgctttcccttcccccctgGCGCCGTCAACTCTCATCCACTGGTTGCGGCTCGTGGCCTTCAGCAGATTTTTCTGAGCGTCATCAAACCACCCATTGATGAAATCCCCATGAAAGC
The window above is part of the Podospora pseudopauciseta strain CBS 411.78 chromosome 2 map unlocalized CBS411.78m_2.2, whole genome shotgun sequence genome. Proteins encoded here:
- a CDS encoding uncharacterized protein (EggNog:ENOG503PQYE), translated to MTDLFFLPDTITSSLINSTFSHPPPLTTINMIDAQELRRRWSDKTEAVFTSADLSNYVEIPARNYERTFDFQGCKSIVFLKGERTGTEEDVILMSQGTGRMVLPAGVQVLVTDGYTKCSSNPTDAARSSSTVTSSTPKPVVGKDDGWTVVAQADGY